Proteins encoded in a region of the Veillonella parvula genome:
- a CDS encoding dihydrolipoyl dehydrogenase family protein encodes MKQYDIIVVGTGGATIVADAALKKGLKVAVIEKGKFGGTCLTRGCIPTKVMVTAANAIQETKEFKKIGVNVGPATMDWHTVSKRTWHKIDESAGIYDYYNAYDNVDVYRGAASFVSDKVMNIHLNDGFGIVEITAPTIILGTGGYSNVPNVPGLQESGFLTSESLFGDKFPKQPYKSLAVLGAGPIGVEFAHVFDSAGTKVTILQHNVRLVPKEDADISEHLLNNYRERGINVLLNQDTVEIRQEDGLKVVVTKDRTTGEITETKVEEILVAAGIRPAVEELHLENTGIETRPKGWIKTNEFLETSVDGIYALGDVNGEPAFRHRANYEADIIAHNLFYATSEDDYRWARYDTLPKVTFSYPEIGSVGLTEAEAIKAGYNVGVGKNFYSSTAKGYAMGINPGDINDGFVKIVVDKDTNHILGMHVVGPQASILFQPYVNLMNSGVTPLTAINEEIASERTKRLREKGITREMDPRSVITVGETMSPHPSLVEVIMWTQVYYENRW; translated from the coding sequence ATGAAACAATACGATATTATTGTAGTTGGTACAGGCGGCGCAACCATCGTAGCTGATGCTGCGCTCAAAAAAGGCCTTAAAGTGGCAGTCATAGAAAAAGGTAAATTTGGTGGTACATGTCTAACTCGCGGTTGTATTCCTACAAAAGTTATGGTTACAGCAGCTAATGCAATTCAAGAAACAAAAGAATTCAAAAAAATTGGCGTTAACGTTGGACCTGCTACTATGGACTGGCATACTGTGTCCAAGCGTACTTGGCATAAAATTGACGAATCTGCAGGCATCTATGATTATTACAATGCCTATGACAACGTAGATGTGTATCGTGGTGCAGCAAGCTTTGTATCTGATAAAGTGATGAACATCCATCTTAACGATGGGTTTGGCATTGTAGAAATTACAGCGCCTACAATTATCCTTGGTACTGGTGGCTATAGTAATGTACCTAATGTACCTGGTCTTCAAGAATCAGGGTTCCTTACTAGTGAAAGTCTCTTTGGTGATAAATTCCCTAAACAACCATACAAATCCCTTGCTGTACTTGGTGCGGGTCCGATTGGTGTTGAGTTCGCTCACGTATTCGATTCCGCAGGTACAAAGGTAACAATTCTTCAGCACAATGTACGTTTAGTACCTAAAGAAGATGCAGATATATCGGAACACTTGCTTAACAACTACAGAGAACGTGGTATTAACGTACTTCTAAACCAAGACACTGTTGAAATCCGCCAAGAAGATGGCCTTAAAGTGGTAGTTACTAAAGATCGTACTACTGGCGAAATTACAGAAACTAAAGTTGAAGAAATCCTTGTAGCTGCAGGTATCCGTCCAGCTGTAGAAGAACTTCACCTAGAAAACACTGGTATTGAAACTCGGCCTAAAGGCTGGATCAAAACTAACGAATTTTTAGAAACATCCGTTGATGGTATCTACGCTTTAGGTGATGTCAATGGGGAGCCGGCATTCCGTCACCGTGCAAACTACGAAGCAGATATCATTGCTCACAATCTCTTCTATGCAACAAGTGAAGATGATTACCGTTGGGCAAGGTATGATACATTACCAAAAGTTACTTTCTCCTATCCTGAAATTGGTAGTGTAGGTCTCACAGAGGCTGAAGCTATCAAAGCGGGTTACAATGTAGGAGTTGGGAAGAACTTCTACTCCTCCACTGCAAAAGGCTATGCAATGGGTATCAACCCTGGAGATATAAACGATGGATTTGTAAAAATTGTGGTAGATAAAGACACCAACCATATCCTTGGTATGCATGTCGTAGGTCCTCAAGCCTCTATCCTCTTCCAGCCTTATGTGAACCTTATGAATAGTGGTGTAACTCCGTTGACAGCAATCAACGAAGAAATTGCTTCTGAACGCACTAAACGTTTACGTGAAAAAGGTATTACTCGTGAAATGGACCCTAGATCCGTTATCACTGTAGGCGAAACTATGAGCCCACATCCATCCCTCGTCGAGGTTATCATGTGGACACAAGTGTACTACGAAAATCGTTGGTAA